The segment GCTTTCGTCGCCAGCCCCGAGGCGTCCTACATCACAGGCGCGAACCTCACGGTCGACGGCGGCACCAACGCCTGATCACGACAACGATTGGAGCGGGCGGCCGAAGCGCATTCGGCCGCCCAAGTTTACGCGATCCTGTTGGTGGTGGCCGCCCGCGCCGTGGCCAGCTGCTTCTGCAAGCGATCGATGTTTTGCAGGAGGCGCTGGCTGGTCAGGACCAGGAAATAATAGCCGAACTGCGGATCCTGGAAGTAGATCTCGAGCAGCCGGTCATAGGTGATGGTCAGCACCTGTCCGTCTTCGATGCATTCGATCGTTCCGGTTCGCCGGTTGTCCGGCGTCAGGAAGCCGAGCTCGCCCATGAGGGCTCCGGGCTGAATCTCGACGTTGATCTCCTTGACCAGGAACTTGCCGGTGACCGTGAGGAGCATCTCCTTGGCCGGATCGCCCAGTTTGAAGAGCGTGTCGCCTCGACGATATTTGCGCTCGGTCATGAACGGCTTGAGCCATTCGATCGACATGTCGCCTTCGGCCGCGTGGCGCGCCTTCTTGACGAGCTTGAGCATCTGCCGCAGGCGGATGGCGTTGATCGGCAGCAGCAGCAGATACAGGACGAACGTCGAGACGTTGGCGGAGAGCGCACCGAAAATGGCGAAGAAGGCGCAGCCGATCATGTTGGCGACGCGCAGCGGCACCATTGTCCGCATCAGGAGGGTGGCGACGAAGAAACCGGCACCGACCGTGGCGAACATGTTGGCCAGCGTGATGTTGTGGAGCACGATCTCCAGCAGACGATTAAAGATCGCGTCGTAGGTGACGTTGTTGGGATCGAGGCCCATCTGGACCAGGATCTTCGCGATCCTGAGGTTGTCCGTTGCCGCGTCGAGAATGCGGTCGAGGATCGAGGAAATGTCTGCGCTGCCGGACGGCATGGTCTAGTCCCCGCGTAAGGCTTTCAGTCCTGGTCGGTCTTTTGGGTACGTATAGCCGAAATCGAATGACGACCGCTTGAATGGAATTTTCGGTCGTCCCGCCGCAAGAGGCAAATTTTAGCCCGAACGGGCGTTTCGGCAATTGCCCGTTGGTTGCGCGTGTGATTTCAGCCCCCGATTCGGGCACCCGCGCCGCGCGCGGACTTTACCGCCCGGGCGAGGGCGCCAGCGCAAAAAGGGATCTTCGGCTCTCTGCCCTACGGCTTGGCGGCAGGCTGGATGACCTGCTGCTCGACGAGGCCCAGATGACCGGGCAGGGAGCCGGCGCGGAGCAGCATGGCGACGCTGTTGGCCTCCTCCAGGGTGAAATTGCCCGAAATCTGGCCCGAGCCGCCGGTAATGGGCTCGCGGATCACGGGGGCGGAGACCACCTTGTCGTCGAGCACGATGGCGAAGGGCTTTCCGACGTTCTCTTCGGTCACGTGGGCGAAACGCCGTGCGCCACGCCCGTTGAAGCGGAACGAGGCGATCGGATCCTTGGTGCCGGTCGCAAAGCCAGGGGCGGCATAAATGATGTCGTCGCCCTCGAGCGCGCTGTCCTTCGCAACCAGATAGGCGTGCTTGTCCTTGAAGCCGAACAAGACCTCGGAACCCGCAGGCGGCGTGCCGAGCTCGGCCTGTTCCGCCGGCATCGAGAGGTCGACCGAACGGAAGCTGACCCGCACCTTCTTGGCAAAGACCGCGGTGACGCGCTCGGGCTCCATGACGCCCGGCAGGAAGATGCGAATGCGGTCGGCCCCGTCCGGCTGCACGCTGGCAAGCTTGACGCCGTTGTCCTTCAGGCGCTGCTCGATCATGGCGATGGAGTCCTCGACCAGATCATGCAGCCGGCCGGCGAAGGTGGCATCCGTCGGCGCCAGCCTGAGCAGGCCATCGCCGCCATCCGACACGGCGAGCGAACGCGCGGGCGC is part of the Bradyrhizobium commune genome and harbors:
- a CDS encoding Crp/Fnr family transcriptional regulator; its protein translation is MPSGSADISSILDRILDAATDNLRIAKILVQMGLDPNNVTYDAIFNRLLEIVLHNITLANMFATVGAGFFVATLLMRTMVPLRVANMIGCAFFAIFGALSANVSTFVLYLLLLPINAIRLRQMLKLVKKARHAAEGDMSIEWLKPFMTERKYRRGDTLFKLGDPAKEMLLTVTGKFLVKEINVEIQPGALMGELGFLTPDNRRTGTIECIEDGQVLTITYDRLLEIYFQDPQFGYYFLVLTSQRLLQNIDRLQKQLATARAATTNRIA
- a CDS encoding SecDF P1 head subdomain-containing protein, which produces MTTHLTRLIAALVIGSAIALPRTAAADDSPVDTMRAKLASFVTNMMEKQGGSRVVYKVDAEVLREALVTDLRDDVYKTVKDSRIAFSGLAVRDGGVEVKVADAKNRDQLVRKLTTDAAPARSLAVSDGGDGLLRLAPTDATFAGRLHDLVEDSIAMIEQRLKDNGVKLASVQPDGADRIRIFLPGVMEPERVTAVFAKKVRVSFRSVDLSMPAEQAELGTPPAGSEVLFGFKDKHAYLVAKDSALEGDDIIYAAPGFATGTKDPIASFRFNGRGARRFAHVTEENVGKPFAIVLDDKVVSAPVIREPITGGSGQISGNFTLEEANSVAMLLRAGSLPGHLGLVEQQVIQPAAKP